In Zingiber officinale cultivar Zhangliang chromosome 3B, Zo_v1.1, whole genome shotgun sequence, a single window of DNA contains:
- the LOC121967896 gene encoding transcription factor bHLH110-like: protein MDDFDTYSQSSKWSDGNASSRAQWNGSGISPTNGLLANSVEEYKEMNVQGHDGTPSIFADGSMKYEILDNLYPTGRLPDQELHHQFSNSVLMNNGAQVGSFSEPGITVNTTATTSFQSSLPLSTLVISSSIESNNSELSLFPDSLGEAHSITSVPTIWPSMYSSVSSIFEQENMPAFSYQGNENNDDMLRKMSFDNRSSFLGRLPDASLPVKDRNDLHDLSFSVGQQVNLVAGAFQPQKEQNGLHSSFPPEPYMMALKKTAQISNTLQTLPSEGHTTSQINSSTQSQVIPANGIGCNGAAKPRVRARRGQATDPHSIAERLRREKIAERMKNLQELVPNSNKSDKASMLDDIIDYVKFLQLQVKVLSMSRLGATGAVVPLLTDTQTQGSSSLLLSSSEGQGGADISGLDDSIAFEQEVVKLMETNVTSAMQLLQNKGLCLLPVGLATAISTNKGTSTAVSPDTRKLMIRHSSTVSGCDGTLVKEEAHQLDDKARLSDCKPN, encoded by the exons ATGGATGACTTCGATACCTACAGTCAATCTTCAAAATGGTCCGATGGAAATGCCTCTTCAAGGGCACAATGGAATGGTTCAGGAATATCTCCGACAAATGGCTTGCTTGCTAATTCAGTGGAAGAATACAAAGAGATGAACGTCCAAGGGCATGATGGGACACCTAGCATATTTGCAGATGGAAGTATGAAGTATGAGATCCTCGATAATCTATATCCAACTGGAAGGTTACCAGATCAGGAATTACACCATCAATTCTCAAACTCAGTCTTAATGAACAATGGCGCACAAGTTGGAAGTTTCTCAGAACCAGGGATCACTGTTAATACTACAGCAACTACATCATTTCAATCGTCATTGCCTCTTAGTACATTGGTCATATCTAGTTCCATAGAGAGCAACAATAGTGAATTGTCTCTATTTCCAGATTCTCTTGGAGAAGCTCATTCAattacttcagtaccaacaataTGGCCTTCGATGTACTCAAGTGTCTCTTCGATCTTCGAACAGGAAAACATGCCAGCTTTTAGCTATCAAGGGAATGAAAACAATGATGATATGTTGAGAAAAATGAGCTTCGATAATAGGAGTTCTTTTCTTGGCAGATTGCCTGATGCATCCTTGCCGGTTAAA GATCGAAATGACCTACATGATCTTTCTTTCTCAGTTGGGCAACAGGTAAATTTGGTTGCCGGTGCCTTTCAGCCACAAAAG GAGCAAAATGGACTGCATTCTTCTTTTCCTCCTGAGCCATATATGATGGCATTAAAAAAGACAGCACAAATATCTAACACGCTGCAG ACACTGCCATCTGAAGGACACACTACCAGCCAGATAAACAGTTCTACTCAATCTCAAGTTATTCCAGCAAATGGCATTGGTTGCAATGGTGCTGCAAAGCCACGTGTTAGAGCTCGACGTGGCCAAGCGACTGATCCTCATAGTATTGCAGAACGA CTCCGGAGAGAAAAGATTGCAGAAAGGATGAAAAATCTACAAGAGCTTGTTCCCAATTCAAATAAG AGTGACAAGGCATCAATGTTGGATGATATCATTGACTATGTCAAATTCTTGCAACTCCAAGTCAAG GTTCTAAGCATGAGCCGGTTGGGTGCAACAGGAGCAGTTGTTCCCCTTCTGACTGATACTCAAACTCAG GGCTCCAGCAGTCTTCTCCTATCATCCTCTGAAGGGCAAGGTGGTGCAGACATCTCAGGATTAGACGACAGCATAGCCTTCGAGCAGGAAGTTGTGAAGCTCATGGAAACTAATGTCACCAGTGCGATGCAGCTCCTTCAGAACAAAGGACTCTGCCTCCTGCCAGTAGGTCTAGCCACTGCAATCTCAACCAACAAGGGCACCTCCACTGCCGTATCACCTGACACTCGAAAACTGATGATAAGGCACAGTTCCACAGTCAGTGGGTGTGATGGAACCTTGGTTAAAGAAGAAGCTCACCAATTGGATGATAAAGCAAGATTGTCAGATTGCAAGCCTAATTAA